From Brassica oleracea var. oleracea cultivar TO1000 chromosome C3, BOL, whole genome shotgun sequence, a single genomic window includes:
- the LOC106332633 gene encoding GDSL esterase/lipase 3-like, producing MESSRLFSTILFLYTIILSISSINCKENNNNLITNQAALFVFGDSLFDVGNNNYINTTTRSNFFPYGQTFFKVPTGRVSDGRLITDFIAEKAWLPLIPPNLQPGNSNSQLTYGVNFASAGAGALVETFPGMVIDLGTQLNSFRNVERSLRSALGDAEAKKIFSRAVYMFSIGSNDLFFPLVANSSLFQSNTKERFVDFVIGNTTSVLEEVYKMGGRKFGFLNMGAYECAPPSLLLDPTNIGSCSKPVAELINLHNKKFPDALNRLQRELSGFRYALHDYHTSLLDRINNPSKYGFKVGQMGCCGSGPFRGINTCGGRMGQSYELCENVNDYLFFDSSHLTEKAHQQIAELVWSGPPNVTRPYNLKALFELN from the exons ATGGAAAGCTCTCGACTATTTTCAACCATCTTGTTCCTCTACACAATTATCTTATCGATAAGCTCAATCAACTGCAAAGAGAATAATAACAATCTCATCACAAACCAAGCTGCTTTGTTCGTGTTCGGAGATTCTCTGTTCGATGTCGGAAACAACAACTATATCAATACTACCACCCGATCCAATTTCTTTCCCTATGGTCAAACCTTTTTCAAGGTTCCTACTGGAAGGGTTTCTGACGGACGTTTGATTACCGATTTCATCG CTGAGAAGGCATGGTTACCGTTGATCCCACCAAATCTACAACCAGGCAACAGTAACAGTCAGTTGACCTACGGAGTTAACTTTGCTTCTGCTGGTGCTGGAGCTTTGGTAGAAACCTTTCCCGGAATG GTGATAGATTTGGGAACACAGTTAAATAGCTTCAGGAACGTGGAAAGGAGCTTGAGATCTGCACTAGGAGATGCAGAGGCCAAAAAGATTTTCTCAAGAGCAGTTTATATGTTTAGTATCGGAAGCAACGATTTATTTTTTCCCTTGGTGGCAAACTCTTCACTTTTCCAATCCAATACCAAAGAGAGATTCGTTGATTTTGTTATTGGTAACACGACATCCGTGCTCGAG GAAGTGTATAAAATGGGAGGAAGGAAGTTTGGATTCTTGAATATGGGAGCATACGAGTGTGCACCACCCTCGTTGCTCTTGGACCCAACAAACATAGGATCTTGTTCCAAACCAGTCGCTGAGCTGATCAATTTGCACAATAAGAAGTTTCCGGATGCTTTAAACCGGCTACAACGTGAACTTTCCGGATTTAGATATGCTCTTCACGACTATCACACTTCTTTGTTGGATAGAATTAACAATCCTTCTAAATATG GGTTTAAAGTCGGGCAGATGGGATGTTGTGGAAGCGGACCATTTAGAGGAATCAATACTTGTGGAGGCCGAATGGGACAAAGTTACGAATTATGCGAAAATGTTAACGATTACTTGTTTTTCGATTCATCACATTTGACAGAGAAGGCACATCAACAAATCGCAGAGCTGGTATGGAGTGGACCGCCTAACGTCACCAGACCGTACAATCTCAAAGCTTTATTTGAGCTTAACTAA